In Helianthus annuus cultivar XRQ/B chromosome 9, HanXRQr2.0-SUNRISE, whole genome shotgun sequence, the following are encoded in one genomic region:
- the LOC110878206 gene encoding uncharacterized protein LOC110878206: MEGSKKGEGKKKMVGSGSKSRPQDKRGSGGSSVPFNPQLGFASHTQPPFYFNQPMHQPFGYDTQPTQNWMQYGPRMTQAGYYDYSQEAQNAFDPFAFQNPMSQSPTQDEQDDADEEFVPETQEHELHDIDEDVADDEDVADEPEKKQKPNGKIGRLDKKRRWQRLLFIAL, encoded by the coding sequence ATGGAAGGCTCAAAGAAGGGTGAAGGCAAGAAGAAAATGGTAGGGTCCGGTTCAAAGTCGAGGCCTCAAGATAAACGTGGTTCGGGTGGTAGTAGTGTCCCGTTTAATCCGCAACTTGGGTTTGCGAGTCACACCCAACCTCCATTTTATTTTAACCAACCCATGCATCAACCTTTCGGTTATGATACCCAACCCACCCAAAATTGGATGCAATACGGTCCGAGGATGACTCAAGCCGGTTATTATGATTACTCCCAAGAAGCGCAaaatgcttttgacccgtttgcttttCAAAACCCAATGTCACAATCACCAACCCAAGACGAACAAGATGACGCCGATGAGGAGTTCGTGCCGGAAACACAAGAACATGAGTTACATGATATTGATGAAGATGTTGCGGATGATGAAGATGTTGCGGATGAACCGGAAAAAAAGCAAAAGCCAAACGGGAAAATTGGTCGCCTAgacaagaagaggcgttggcaaaGGCTTTTGTTCATTGCACTTTGA